In the genome of Streptomyces collinus, one region contains:
- a CDS encoding TetR/AcrR family transcriptional regulator: MTEVAAARRSRITPEREAELYTAVLDLLREVGYDALTMDAVAARTRSSKATLYRQWGGKPELVAKAIRHNKPGNIADIDTGSLRGDLHALTSREDDCTMQQNAALMRGLFMAVHANPDLLQAFKELLVEPEMEEFHRVVQRAVDRGEVRADCPALDYVVHMLIGAFATRTLIDDQPPTQRFLLSYIDAVVLPALGVPTE; this comes from the coding sequence ATGACTGAGGTCGCCGCCGCGCGTCGCAGTCGGATCACCCCCGAGCGTGAGGCCGAGCTCTACACGGCCGTGCTCGACCTGCTCCGCGAAGTCGGCTACGACGCCCTCACCATGGACGCCGTGGCCGCGCGCACCCGGTCCAGCAAGGCCACCCTCTACCGCCAGTGGGGCGGCAAGCCGGAGCTGGTGGCGAAGGCGATCCGGCACAACAAGCCGGGCAACATCGCCGACATCGACACCGGTTCCCTGCGGGGCGACCTGCACGCCCTCACCTCCCGTGAGGACGACTGCACCATGCAGCAGAACGCCGCGCTGATGCGGGGCCTGTTCATGGCGGTGCACGCCAACCCCGACCTCCTCCAGGCGTTCAAGGAACTCCTCGTGGAGCCGGAGATGGAGGAGTTCCACCGGGTGGTGCAGCGGGCCGTCGACAGAGGCGAGGTCCGCGCCGACTGCCCGGCCCTGGACTACGTCGTCCACATGCTCATCGGCGCGTTCGCGACGCGCACGCTGATCGACGACCAGCCTCCGACGCAGCGGTTCCTCCTCTCGTACATCGACGCCGTGGTCCTCCCCGCCCTCGGCGTGCCCACCGAGTAG
- a CDS encoding MMPL family transporter, whose amino-acid sequence MATFLYKLGRLSFRRRHFVALIWVALLTLAGVGAASAPAAGNSSFSIPGTEAQKAFDLLEQRFPGTSADGATARVVFKAPSGEKMTDPGNKATVQETVKELSDGSEVVRVTDPYRAKAVSKDGTIAYAQVSYKVSGMELDDAAKDALKDSAQDAREAGLTVEIGGDALQAVPHTGSSEIIGIAVAAVVLVITFGSLVAAGLPLLTALIGVGIGVSAITGLASALDLGSTTSTLAMMIGLAVGIDYALFIVSRYRAELAEGREREEAAGRAAGTAGSAVVFAGLTVVIALVGLSVVNIPMLTKMGIAAAGTVAIAVLIALTMVPALLGYAGRKVKPMGEKGKLLGRAKKQDKPAKPNLGTRWASFVVRRPVAVLLLGVIGLGAAAVPATSLELGLPDDGSQPVSTTQRRAYDLLSEGFGPGFNGPLMVVVDAKDSDDPKAVFTETGDAIKGLKDVVTVTPAQPNKAGDTATITVIPGSKPSSVTTENLVHGIRDAGAGIKADTDANVLVTGSTAMNIDVSEKLNDALVPYLVLVVGLAFLLLIVVFRSILVPLKAALGFLLSVMAALGAVVAVFQWGWLSGLMGVEQTGPVMSMMPIFMVGVVFGLAMDYEVFLVTRMREAYVHGEKPAQAVVTGFRHGARVVTAAAVIMMAVFAGFIGSSESMVKMIGFGLAIAVFFDAFVVRMAIVPAVLALLGRKAWWLPRWLDRALPNVDVEGEGLRTRTGRGDEDREPARV is encoded by the coding sequence GTGGCCACTTTCCTCTACAAACTCGGCCGGCTCTCGTTCCGGCGGCGGCACTTCGTCGCCCTGATATGGGTGGCGCTGCTGACCCTCGCCGGTGTCGGCGCGGCCAGTGCCCCCGCCGCGGGCAACAGCTCGTTCTCCATCCCCGGCACCGAGGCCCAGAAGGCCTTCGACCTGCTGGAGCAGCGCTTCCCCGGCACCAGCGCCGACGGAGCCACCGCACGCGTCGTCTTCAAGGCGCCGAGCGGCGAGAAGATGACCGACCCCGGCAACAAGGCGACGGTCCAGGAGACGGTGAAGGAGCTGTCCGACGGCTCCGAGGTCGTCCGCGTCACCGACCCGTACCGGGCGAAGGCCGTCAGCAAGGACGGCACGATCGCGTACGCGCAGGTGTCGTACAAGGTCTCCGGCATGGAGCTGGACGACGCGGCGAAGGACGCCCTCAAGGACAGTGCGCAGGACGCGCGCGAGGCCGGGCTGACCGTCGAGATCGGCGGTGACGCGCTCCAGGCCGTTCCGCACACCGGCTCCAGCGAGATCATCGGCATCGCGGTCGCCGCGGTCGTCCTGGTCATCACCTTCGGCTCGCTGGTCGCGGCCGGGCTGCCGCTGCTGACGGCGCTCATCGGCGTGGGCATCGGCGTCTCCGCGATCACGGGCCTGGCCAGTGCGCTGGACCTCGGCTCGACCACCTCCACCCTCGCGATGATGATCGGCCTGGCCGTCGGCATCGACTACGCCCTGTTCATCGTCTCCCGCTACCGCGCCGAACTGGCCGAGGGCCGCGAGCGCGAGGAGGCGGCCGGCCGGGCCGCCGGCACGGCGGGGTCCGCGGTGGTCTTCGCGGGTCTGACCGTGGTCATCGCGCTGGTGGGCCTGTCCGTCGTCAACATCCCCATGCTGACGAAGATGGGCATCGCGGCGGCGGGCACGGTGGCCATCGCGGTGCTGATCGCCCTGACGATGGTCCCGGCCCTGCTCGGCTACGCGGGCCGCAAGGTGAAGCCGATGGGGGAGAAGGGCAAGCTCCTCGGCCGGGCGAAGAAGCAGGACAAGCCGGCCAAGCCGAACCTGGGCACGCGCTGGGCGAGCTTCGTCGTCCGCCGCCCGGTCGCGGTCCTGCTGCTCGGCGTCATCGGCCTCGGCGCGGCCGCCGTCCCGGCGACCTCCCTCGAACTGGGCCTGCCCGACGACGGCTCCCAGCCGGTCTCCACCACCCAGCGCCGCGCCTACGACCTGCTGTCCGAGGGCTTCGGTCCTGGCTTCAACGGCCCGCTGATGGTCGTCGTCGACGCGAAGGACAGCGACGACCCCAAGGCGGTCTTCACCGAGACCGGCGACGCGATCAAGGGCCTGAAGGACGTCGTCACGGTCACCCCGGCGCAGCCCAACAAGGCCGGTGACACCGCCACCATCACCGTGATCCCCGGCTCCAAGCCGTCCTCCGTCACGACGGAGAACCTGGTGCACGGCATCCGGGACGCGGGCGCGGGAATCAAGGCCGACACGGACGCGAACGTCCTGGTCACCGGCAGCACGGCGATGAACATCGACGTCAGCGAGAAGCTCAACGACGCGCTGGTGCCGTATCTCGTGCTGGTCGTCGGGCTGGCCTTCCTCCTGCTGATCGTGGTGTTCCGCTCGATCCTGGTCCCGCTGAAGGCGGCCCTCGGCTTCCTGCTGTCGGTGATGGCGGCCCTCGGCGCGGTCGTCGCGGTCTTCCAGTGGGGCTGGCTGTCCGGCCTGATGGGCGTGGAGCAGACCGGGCCGGTCATGTCGATGATGCCGATCTTCATGGTCGGCGTGGTCTTCGGCCTCGCGATGGACTACGAGGTGTTCCTCGTGACCCGGATGCGGGAGGCCTACGTCCACGGCGAGAAGCCCGCCCAGGCCGTGGTCACCGGGTTCCGGCACGGCGCCCGGGTCGTCACCGCCGCCGCGGTCATCATGATGGCCGTCTTCGCCGGCTTCATCGGCTCGTCCGAGTCCATGGTCAAGATGATCGGCTTCGGCCTCGCGATCGCGGTGTTCTTCGACGCGTTCGTCGTCCGCATGGCCATCGTCCCGGCCGTCCTGGCCCTCCTCGGCCGCAAGGCCTGGTGGCTGCCCAGGTGGCTCGACCGCGCGCTGCCCAACGTGGACGTGGAGGGCGAGGGCCTGCGCACCCGCACCGGCCGCGGCGACGAGGACAGGGAGCCGGCCCGCGTCTGA
- a CDS encoding flavin-containing monooxygenase, producing the protein MGEREHEHVRVAVVGSGFGGLGAAVRLRREGVTDFVVLERASSVGGTWRDNSYPGCRCDVPSHLYSFSFAPNPDWPRAFSGQEHIRAYLEHVTDVFRLRPHIRFDSEVKRMSWNAERLCWDIETSSGSLSADLVVSATGPLSDPKIPDIPGLDSFPGEAFHSARWDHDCDLRGKRVAMVGTGASAAQIVPAIQPEVSHLTLFQRTPPWVMPRVDRNISDAERWLHRQLPFTSQLRRGLLWGIRELQVQAFTKHPKQLGLVEELARRNMARSVKDPALRAKLTPDYRIGCKRILLSSDYYPALAQPNVDVVASGLAEVRGSTLVAADGSEAEVDAIVFGTGFHVTDMPIAERVVGADGRTLAETWKGGMEALRGASAAGFPNWMTIIGPNTGLGNSSMILMIESQLNYLADYVRQLDVLGGRVALDARPDAVRSWNHRVQERMKRTVWNTGGCTSWYLDASGRNTTIWPGTTGEFRRATRRIDLAEYDVLRAPAAVKGIAQEKAGVEA; encoded by the coding sequence ATGGGCGAGCGCGAACACGAGCATGTGCGGGTCGCGGTGGTCGGGTCCGGGTTCGGCGGGCTGGGGGCCGCCGTGCGGCTGCGCCGCGAGGGCGTCACCGACTTCGTCGTCCTGGAGCGGGCGAGCAGTGTCGGCGGGACCTGGCGGGACAACAGCTACCCGGGGTGCCGGTGTGACGTGCCGTCCCATCTGTACTCGTTCTCCTTCGCGCCCAACCCCGACTGGCCGCGCGCCTTCTCGGGGCAGGAGCACATCCGCGCCTATCTGGAGCACGTGACGGACGTGTTCCGGCTGCGTCCGCACATCCGCTTCGACTCGGAGGTGAAGCGGATGAGCTGGAACGCCGAACGGCTGTGCTGGGACATCGAGACGAGCAGCGGGAGCCTGTCGGCGGACCTGGTCGTATCGGCGACCGGGCCGCTGTCGGACCCCAAGATCCCGGACATCCCGGGGCTGGACTCCTTCCCGGGCGAGGCCTTCCACTCGGCCCGCTGGGACCACGACTGCGACCTGCGCGGCAAGCGTGTCGCCATGGTGGGGACCGGGGCCTCGGCCGCCCAGATCGTGCCCGCCATCCAGCCCGAGGTGTCGCACCTGACCCTGTTCCAGCGCACGCCGCCCTGGGTGATGCCCCGCGTCGACCGCAACATCAGCGATGCCGAGCGGTGGCTGCACCGGCAGCTGCCCTTCACCTCGCAGCTCAGGCGCGGGCTGCTGTGGGGCATCCGGGAGTTGCAGGTCCAGGCGTTCACCAAGCACCCCAAGCAGCTCGGTCTCGTCGAGGAGCTGGCGCGGCGCAACATGGCCCGTTCCGTCAAGGACCCGGCGCTGCGGGCGAAACTGACCCCGGACTACCGCATCGGCTGCAAGCGGATCCTGCTGTCCAGCGACTACTATCCCGCGCTCGCCCAGCCCAACGTGGACGTGGTCGCGAGCGGGCTCGCCGAGGTCCGCGGGTCGACCCTGGTCGCCGCCGACGGCAGCGAGGCCGAGGTGGACGCGATCGTCTTCGGCACCGGCTTCCACGTCACCGACATGCCCATCGCAGAGCGGGTCGTGGGCGCCGACGGGCGGACCCTCGCCGAGACCTGGAAGGGCGGTATGGAGGCCCTGCGCGGCGCTTCCGCGGCCGGCTTCCCGAACTGGATGACGATCATCGGGCCCAACACCGGCCTCGGGAACTCCTCGATGATCCTGATGATCGAGTCGCAGCTGAACTACCTGGCCGACTACGTCCGCCAACTCGACGTACTCGGCGGCCGGGTGGCCCTCGACGCCCGCCCCGACGCGGTGCGTTCCTGGAACCACCGGGTGCAGGAGCGCATGAAGCGCACCGTGTGGAACACCGGCGGCTGCACCAGCTGGTACCTCGACGCGAGCGGCCGCAACACCACCATCTGGCCCGGCACGACCGGCGAGTTCCGGCGGGCCACGCGGCGCATCGACCTCGCGGAGTACGACGTCCTGCGGGCTCCCGCGGCCGTGAAGGGCATCGCACAGGAGAAGGCCGGGGTGGAAGCGTGA
- a CDS encoding SDR family oxidoreductase: MSRVSLEGKVAVVTGAARGVGELLARKLSARGVKVALVGLEPDGLKQVSGRLHGDSDHWHADVTDHEAMTRVASEVKERFGRVDIVVANAGVATGGPFADSDPESWRRVIEVNLIGSAVTGRAFLPSLLESRGYLLQIASLAAITPAPMMTAYCASKSGVEAYAHSLRAEVGHRGVKVGVGYLSWTDTDMVRGADQDDVMRELRQRLPWPSNKTYPLGPAVDRLVEGIERRSSHVYGQWWLRGMQGVRGYLPGVIGTVGQREMRRFADRLTGMRTGLVGAGGEADEQQRTTLRK; the protein is encoded by the coding sequence ATGAGCAGGGTGAGCCTCGAAGGCAAGGTCGCCGTGGTGACCGGGGCGGCGCGCGGCGTCGGGGAGTTGCTGGCCCGCAAGCTCTCCGCGCGCGGGGTGAAGGTGGCGCTGGTCGGCCTGGAGCCGGACGGGCTCAAGCAGGTCTCCGGGCGGCTGCACGGCGACAGCGACCACTGGCACGCCGACGTCACCGACCACGAGGCGATGACCCGGGTCGCGAGCGAGGTCAAGGAGCGCTTCGGGCGGGTCGACATCGTCGTCGCCAACGCCGGTGTCGCCACCGGCGGTCCCTTCGCCGACTCCGATCCGGAGTCCTGGAGGCGGGTGATCGAGGTCAACCTGATCGGCTCGGCGGTGACCGGCCGCGCCTTCCTGCCGTCGCTGCTGGAGAGCCGGGGGTATCTGCTGCAGATCGCGTCCCTCGCCGCGATCACCCCGGCGCCGATGATGACCGCGTACTGCGCGTCCAAGTCCGGTGTGGAGGCGTACGCGCACAGCCTGCGGGCCGAGGTCGGGCACCGGGGAGTGAAGGTGGGCGTCGGATATCTGTCGTGGACCGACACCGACATGGTGCGCGGGGCCGACCAGGACGACGTCATGCGGGAGTTGAGGCAGCGGCTGCCCTGGCCGTCCAACAAGACCTACCCGCTGGGGCCGGCCGTGGACCGGCTCGTGGAGGGGATCGAGCGCCGGTCGAGCCATGTGTACGGGCAGTGGTGGCTGCGCGGGATGCAGGGCGTGCGCGGCTATCTGCCCGGCGTCATCGGGACGGTGGGCCAGCGCGAGATGCGGCGGTTCGCGGACCGGCTGACGGGCATGCGCACAGGCCTGGTCGGGGCGGGTGGCGAGGCCGATGAACAGCAGCGAACTACGCTCCGTAAGTGA
- a CDS encoding S41 family peptidase, giving the protein MTYLRLPHLHDDLLCFVAEDDLWLAPLDTPGRAWRLTVDRTKLGHPRFSPDGRHLACTSWRSLVPEVHVVPVDGGPGRQVSHWGSADTRVCGWTPEGEILAVASHGEPFSYFTWAYKISPDGDPGRKLPWGPVSDIQVADVDGERKSLLLTGTPPHEPASWKRYRGGATGRLWLHGERLLEGIGGHLHSPLFVGGRIAFLSDHEGVANLYSCAYDGSDLRRHTDHDAFYARHAASDGTRVVYQCAGDLWIVDDLSPGSGPRRLDVRLSGPRAGRRPYQVAASRHLDGLSVDETGRASAVVVRGSLYWLTHRDGPARTLTDTPGVRVRLPEMLGASGRVAYVTDAEGEDAVEIASLPRASGERAPRRHAPGALGRVRELVSDPEGQRLAVASHDGRLLLVDVTEDSDGEVTELIRSVNGPVHDLAFSPDGAWLTWSHPGIGRTLRQIKMARLADRLIVDVTNGRFEDENPVFTRDGRYLAFLSWRGFDPVYDVHTGDLSFPLGCRPYLVPLSSATPSPFAVNPEGRPAAGGLDPVEDDDDGDNGAVTVEVEGLESRVTPFPVAASKYSALHPVAGGGLVWLRWPISGALGETFANPDDTTGRPTLEHFGITKARKTELAQHLDWFAVSGDGSRLVIVDEGELRAVPANEPGDSDSTVWIDARRILHTVDPAAEWRQSYEEAGRLIRAHFWDPGMCGIDWDGVLDQYRPLVERVASPDEFADLLREVLGELGTSHAYVTAARRNEGPPHYQRRQGLLGANFVRRDSGWAVKRILLGDSSDSKARSPLAGSGIREGAVLTHVDGRPVDPDAGPYPLLAGAGGTTVELTFDQAEGTGAGPARRVAVVPLVDERPLRYQDWVAKRRAVVRELSGGRCGYLHIPDMGGSGWAQFNRDLRMEVSRPALIVDVRGNAGGHISELVIETLSRTILGWDLTRDAQPVSYTSNAPRGPVVALADEATSSDGDMITAAFKLLRLGPVVGQRTWGGVVGMTGRHELGDGTVITVPMNAAWFDAYGWSVENKGVSPDIDVLRTPLDWAEGRHAQLTDAVELALGLLESNPPATPPTYSDVPDRSRPKLPPRS; this is encoded by the coding sequence GTGACCTATCTGCGTCTGCCGCACCTCCATGACGACCTGCTGTGCTTCGTGGCCGAGGACGACCTCTGGCTCGCCCCGCTCGACACCCCCGGCCGGGCCTGGCGGCTCACCGTCGACCGCACCAAACTGGGCCACCCCCGCTTCTCGCCCGACGGCCGCCACCTCGCCTGCACGAGCTGGCGCAGCCTGGTGCCCGAGGTCCACGTCGTCCCGGTGGACGGGGGCCCGGGCCGCCAGGTGAGCCACTGGGGCAGCGCCGACACCCGGGTCTGCGGCTGGACCCCGGAGGGCGAGATCCTGGCCGTGGCCTCGCACGGCGAGCCCTTCTCCTACTTCACCTGGGCCTACAAGATCTCCCCCGACGGCGACCCGGGCCGCAAGCTGCCCTGGGGGCCGGTCTCCGACATCCAGGTCGCCGACGTGGACGGGGAGCGCAAGTCCCTGCTCCTGACCGGCACCCCGCCGCACGAACCGGCGTCCTGGAAGCGCTACCGCGGCGGGGCGACGGGCCGGCTCTGGCTGCACGGCGAACGGCTACTCGAAGGCATCGGCGGCCATCTGCACTCCCCCCTGTTCGTCGGCGGCCGCATCGCGTTCCTCTCCGACCACGAGGGCGTCGCCAACCTCTACTCGTGCGCCTACGACGGCTCGGACCTGCGCCGGCACACCGACCACGACGCCTTCTACGCCCGGCACGCCGCGAGCGACGGCACCCGGGTGGTGTACCAGTGCGCGGGCGACCTGTGGATCGTCGACGACCTCTCCCCCGGCTCCGGCCCGCGCCGGCTGGACGTACGCCTCAGCGGGCCGCGGGCAGGGCGGCGCCCCTACCAGGTGGCGGCCTCCCGGCACCTCGACGGGCTCTCCGTCGACGAGACCGGGCGGGCCAGTGCCGTCGTGGTGCGCGGCAGCCTCTACTGGCTGACCCACCGGGACGGCCCCGCCCGCACCCTCACCGACACCCCCGGCGTCCGGGTGCGGCTGCCCGAGATGCTCGGCGCGAGCGGGCGCGTGGCGTACGTGACGGACGCGGAGGGCGAGGACGCCGTCGAGATCGCCTCCCTGCCCCGGGCGAGCGGCGAACGGGCACCCCGGCGTCACGCTCCGGGCGCGCTGGGCCGGGTGCGCGAACTGGTCTCGGACCCGGAGGGCCAGCGGCTGGCGGTCGCCTCGCACGACGGCCGGCTCCTCCTCGTCGACGTCACGGAGGACTCCGACGGGGAGGTCACCGAGCTGATCCGGTCGGTCAACGGGCCCGTGCACGACCTCGCCTTCTCCCCGGACGGGGCGTGGCTGACCTGGTCCCACCCGGGCATCGGGCGGACCCTGCGGCAGATCAAGATGGCCCGGCTCGCCGACCGGCTGATCGTCGACGTGACCAACGGCCGCTTCGAGGACGAGAACCCGGTCTTCACCCGCGACGGCCGCTACCTCGCCTTCCTGTCCTGGCGCGGCTTCGACCCCGTCTACGACGTGCACACCGGCGACCTGTCCTTCCCGCTGGGCTGCCGCCCGTACCTCGTGCCGCTGTCCTCCGCGACGCCCTCCCCGTTCGCGGTGAACCCCGAGGGCCGCCCGGCCGCCGGGGGCCTGGACCCGGTGGAGGACGACGACGATGGCGACAACGGGGCCGTGACCGTCGAGGTCGAGGGGCTGGAGAGCCGCGTCACCCCGTTCCCGGTGGCCGCCTCCAAGTACTCCGCGCTGCACCCGGTGGCGGGCGGCGGGCTGGTGTGGCTGCGCTGGCCGATCTCGGGCGCCCTCGGCGAGACGTTCGCCAACCCCGACGACACCACCGGCCGGCCGACCCTGGAGCACTTCGGCATCACCAAGGCCAGGAAGACCGAACTCGCCCAGCACCTGGACTGGTTCGCCGTCAGCGGCGACGGCAGCCGGCTGGTGATCGTCGACGAGGGCGAACTGCGCGCGGTGCCGGCCAACGAGCCGGGCGACAGCGACTCCACCGTGTGGATCGACGCCCGCCGCATCCTGCACACGGTCGACCCGGCGGCGGAGTGGCGGCAGTCGTACGAGGAGGCCGGGCGGCTGATCCGGGCCCACTTCTGGGATCCGGGCATGTGCGGCATCGACTGGGACGGGGTGCTCGACCAGTACCGCCCGCTGGTCGAACGGGTCGCCTCCCCCGACGAGTTCGCCGACCTGCTCCGCGAGGTCCTCGGCGAACTGGGCACGTCCCACGCCTACGTCACCGCCGCCCGGCGCAACGAGGGCCCGCCGCACTACCAGCGCCGGCAGGGCCTGCTGGGCGCCAACTTCGTACGCAGGGACAGCGGCTGGGCGGTCAAACGGATCCTGCTCGGCGACTCCTCCGACTCCAAGGCCCGCTCCCCACTGGCCGGTTCGGGCATCCGGGAGGGCGCGGTCCTCACCCATGTGGACGGCCGCCCGGTGGATCCGGACGCGGGCCCCTACCCGCTGCTGGCCGGCGCGGGCGGTACGACGGTGGAGCTGACCTTCGACCAGGCCGAGGGCACGGGCGCGGGCCCCGCCCGGCGGGTCGCCGTCGTCCCGCTCGTCGACGAACGGCCGCTGCGCTACCAGGACTGGGTGGCCAAACGCCGTGCCGTGGTACGCGAGTTGAGCGGCGGCCGCTGCGGCTACCTGCACATCCCCGACATGGGCGGCTCGGGCTGGGCACAGTTCAACCGCGACCTGCGCATGGAGGTGTCCCGGCCTGCCCTGATCGTGGACGTGCGCGGCAACGCCGGCGGTCACATCAGCGAGCTGGTCATCGAGACGCTGAGCCGGACCATCCTGGGCTGGGACCTGACCCGCGACGCCCAGCCGGTGTCGTACACCTCGAACGCGCCACGCGGCCCGGTGGTGGCCCTGGCCGACGAGGCGACCTCCTCCGACGGCGACATGATCACCGCCGCGTTCAAGCTGCTGAGGCTCGGCCCGGTCGTGGGGCAGCGCACCTGGGGCGGGGTGGTCGGTATGACCGGCCGGCACGAACTGGGCGACGGCACGGTGATCACGGTGCCGATGAACGCGGCCTGGTTCGACGCCTACGGCTGGTCGGTGGAGAACAAGGGCGTCTCCCCCGACATCGACGTCCTGCGCACCCCGCTGGACTGGGCCGAGGGGCGGCACGCCCAGCTGACCGACGCGGTGGAGCTGGCGCTCGGACTGCTGGAGAGCAACCCGCCGGCGACGCCGCCGACCTACAGCGACGTACCGGACCGCTCCCGCCCGAAGCTGCCGCCCAGGAGCTGA
- a CDS encoding alpha/beta fold hydrolase: MSRLLHVDSGPYAPPAPARELTAVSADGARLHVEVHGPEGAPAVVLAHGWTCSTAFWAAQIRDLAADHRVIAYDQRGHGRSPASPACSPDALADDLEAVLEATLAPGEQAVVAGHSMGGMTVMAASARAAFRAHAAAVLLCSTGSSQLVAASTVVPLRAGPVRTWLTRRILGSRAPLGPVTPLARRILKYGTMGPGSAPDMIEACARIVHACPRKVRHAWSQVLDLLDLDHGVRALDVPTAVIVGTADRLTPPGQSRALAAALPRCTGIVELPGIGHMTPVEAPEPVTGTIRELVRTHIQVVSEESA; the protein is encoded by the coding sequence GTGAGCCGCCTCCTGCACGTCGACTCCGGCCCCTACGCCCCGCCCGCCCCGGCGCGTGAACTGACCGCCGTCTCCGCCGACGGCGCCCGGCTGCACGTCGAGGTCCACGGGCCCGAGGGCGCCCCCGCTGTCGTCCTCGCCCATGGCTGGACCTGCTCCACCGCCTTCTGGGCCGCGCAGATCCGCGACCTGGCCGCGGACCACCGGGTCATCGCCTACGACCAGCGCGGCCACGGGCGCAGCCCGGCGAGCCCCGCGTGCAGCCCCGACGCGCTCGCCGACGATCTGGAAGCCGTACTGGAGGCCACCCTCGCGCCCGGCGAACAGGCCGTGGTCGCCGGGCACTCCATGGGCGGGATGACCGTCATGGCGGCGTCCGCCAGAGCCGCGTTCCGTGCGCATGCGGCGGCGGTCCTGCTGTGCAGCACGGGCAGTTCGCAGCTGGTCGCGGCGTCCACCGTCGTCCCCCTGCGGGCCGGGCCGGTGCGGACCTGGCTGACCCGGCGGATCCTGGGCTCCCGTGCCCCGCTCGGGCCGGTCACACCGCTGGCCCGCCGGATCCTGAAGTACGGGACGATGGGCCCCGGTTCGGCCCCGGACATGATCGAGGCGTGCGCCCGGATCGTGCACGCCTGCCCCCGCAAGGTCCGCCACGCATGGTCGCAGGTGCTGGATCTGCTCGACCTCGACCACGGCGTGCGGGCGCTGGACGTGCCCACGGCCGTGATCGTCGGGACGGCGGACCGGCTGACGCCGCCGGGGCAGAGCCGGGCCCTGGCCGCCGCGCTGCCGCGGTGTACCGGCATCGTCGAACTGCCGGGCATCGGCCACATGACGCCCGTCGAGGCGCCGGAACCGGTCACCGGCACCATCCGGGAACTGGTCCGCACACACATCCAGGTCGTATCCGAGGAGAGCGCATGA